The following are encoded in a window of Methanomassiliicoccales archaeon genomic DNA:
- a CDS encoding CoB--CoM heterodisulfide reductase iron-sulfur subunit A family protein translates to MERAILVIGGGVAGIQASLDLADKGVIVHLVEKEPSIGGRMAQLDKTFPTNDCSICILAPKMADCYGHPNINVMTYSEVIGLEGSKGNFRVRVLKKARYVDEEKCTGCGECFQKCPTKDIPNEFEMGLSTRRAIYMPFLQAVPRVATIDRNHCKYLTEGKCGVCKKVCKRDAINYDMKDQVIELEVGAIIVATGFDVWNPKIASEYGYGRFPNVFTAMEYERMINAAGPTGGHIKRRSDGKGPKKIAFIQCVGSRNVQLNHPYCCAVCCMHSTKEAMLAKEHDEEIKATIFYKDMRSCAKGFYEYVVRAKTDYGVEYINSDGTVQEETENHDPIVSYDVAGRPERRPFDMVVLATTLVPRPGTAELARILGLNLDEFGFLKPKDRILAPVETNVPGIFIAGYCAGPADIPESVAQGSAAAAKAAEVLLESRVFA, encoded by the coding sequence TTGGAAAGAGCTATATTGGTAATTGGAGGAGGAGTTGCGGGAATTCAGGCATCGTTGGATTTAGCGGATAAAGGGGTTATAGTTCATCTCGTAGAAAAGGAACCAAGTATAGGCGGAAGAATGGCACAGCTTGACAAGACCTTTCCAACGAACGATTGTTCTATTTGCATTCTTGCACCAAAAATGGCAGACTGTTATGGTCACCCTAATATAAACGTGATGACTTATTCAGAAGTCATTGGTCTCGAAGGGAGCAAAGGAAATTTCAGAGTCAGAGTACTCAAAAAGGCTCGATATGTTGACGAAGAAAAATGCACAGGATGTGGTGAATGTTTCCAGAAATGCCCGACCAAGGACATCCCGAATGAATTTGAGATGGGTCTGTCAACTCGAAGAGCCATTTATATGCCATTCTTGCAAGCAGTGCCTAGAGTTGCAACAATTGATAGGAATCACTGCAAATACCTTACAGAAGGGAAATGCGGTGTTTGCAAGAAGGTCTGCAAGCGAGATGCGATAAACTACGATATGAAGGATCAAGTCATTGAGTTAGAAGTAGGGGCTATCATTGTGGCGACTGGGTTTGATGTTTGGAATCCAAAAATTGCTTCTGAATATGGTTACGGTCGCTTCCCGAACGTCTTTACGGCGATGGAATATGAGAGAATGATAAATGCTGCTGGTCCGACAGGCGGACACATCAAGCGACGTTCAGATGGTAAAGGACCGAAAAAAATTGCATTTATTCAATGCGTTGGCTCAAGGAATGTCCAATTGAATCATCCATATTGTTGCGCGGTCTGCTGTATGCACTCAACAAAGGAAGCGATGTTAGCGAAGGAACACGATGAAGAGATAAAGGCAACGATTTTCTATAAAGACATGAGATCGTGTGCAAAAGGATTTTATGAATACGTAGTAAGAGCGAAAACCGATTACGGCGTTGAGTATATTAATTCCGACGGCACAGTGCAAGAAGAGACGGAGAATCATGATCCCATTGTGTCATACGACGTCGCAGGACGTCCCGAGCGTAGACCATTCGATATGGTCGTTCTTGCTACGACGCTGGTTCCAAGACCGGGGACGGCTGAACTTGCCAGAATCCTGGGATTAAATCTTGATGAATTTGGTTTCCTAAAACCAAAAGATAGGATACTTGCGCCTGTCGAAACAAATGTTCCTGGTATTTTCATTGCAGGATACTGCGCAGGACCCGCAGATATACCAGAGTCCGTTGCGCAAGGTTCAGCTGCTGCGGCAAAGGCCGCTGAGGTACTTCTTGAATCGAGGGTGTTCGCATGA